The Bradyrhizobium sp. CCGB01 genome segment AAGGGCTCTATGCGCTGGCCGATCAGGTGACGGCCGCGCTCCAGGGCCGCGGCCGGCTGCTGGCGCGCGCGCTGCTGCCGCCGCAGGATGTCACGAGCGGCATCGTCACGATCGAGATCGCCGAGGGTGCGCTCAAGACCATCACGCTCGACCGCGCCAAGGGCGTACGGGTGCGCGAGGATTTGCTGCGCGCCATCATCGAGGGCCGGCTGAAGCCCGACGGGGTGACGCGGCAGGATCTGGAAGACGCGCTGCTGCGCATGAACGACCTGCCCGGCGTGTCCGTGCATGCGAAGCTCGCGCCGGGCGAGGCGCCGAACACCACCAGGCTCGTCGTCGGTGTCGAACAGGCTCCGGTCGTTGGCGTCAGCTTCTGGGCCGACAACTATGGCAGCTCCAATGTCGGCAAGGCGCAAGGAAGCGGTCTCGTGACATTCACCGACGTGACCGGTTGGGGCGATCTCACGCGCGTCTCCGGCACGGTCTCGCAGGGACAGGAGTACGGGTCGTTTGGGACGAGCGTGCCGCTCGGCGCAAGCGGCCTTACGGCCAATGCCAGCTACGGTTATCTCGACTATCACAACATCGACGCGATCGGGCAGGCCCTCGGTCTCACCGGATTCGCTCATTTCGCCAATGGCGGCACGGACTACAGCCTGATCCGCAGCCGCGATTTCAACCTTCAGCTCGGCGGCGCCGTGACCTGGAAGGCGCTGGTCGACGACAGCATCGCCGGGACGCTTCAGGACAAGCGCTCCATCTCCACCACGCTTAGCCTGAACGGCGACCGGCGCGATGCCTTGCTCGGCGGCGGCATCACCAGCTGGTCGGTGAGCTGGACGCTCGGCGATCTCGATCTCGCGCGTGTGGCGAGCGCGCTCGCGGCCGACCAGGCCGGGCTCAGGACGCAGGGCCAGTTCAATCGCATCAATGCGACGGTGGCCCGGCTTCAGGCGCTGCCCGGTGACTTCGCGCTGTTCGGCCGCCTCTACGGACAATGGGCGGACAAGAATCTCGATTCCTCGGAAGACTTTGCGCTGGGCGGTCCGTTCGGCGTGCGCGGCTATCCCGTCGGCGAGGGGCGCGGCGACATGGGCGTGCTCGGCACGCTCGAGCTTCGCTACAACGCGCCGCTGCCGCCGCGCTTTGGCGGCCTGCAACTGGCGAGCTTCGTGGACGGCGGCTACGTCAAGGTCAACGTGTCGCCGAACGGCATTCCGCCGGTCACCGCGTGCGGCTGCAACGATTACGGCCTCGCCAGCGCCGGGCTTGCCGCGCGCTGGGCGCGCGAAAGGCTGAACGTATCGGCAAGCTGGGCCCACACGCTGGGCGACAATCCCGGCCGTTCCATCATCACCGAAGTCAATGCCGATGGCGTCAGGTCCAGCGACCAGTTCTGGCTGCAAGCCGCCATCCGCTTCTGACGTTTTCGAGAGGGCACGACATGACATCGACCCTGCCGCGAATCCAGCTCGCAATCGCGCTGTCCGCGACCACGATGTTGACGCCGCCAGCGCTGGCGCAGACCCTGCCGACCGGCGGTCAGGTCGTATCGGGGCAGGCCACGATCAGCCAGTCCGGCAATGCCATGACCATCAACCAGTCGAGCGACCGGATGATCGCCAATTGGCAGAGTTTTTCGATCGGCACCGGCAACTCCGTGACCTTCAATCAGCCCGGCGCGTCCTCGGTCGCGCTGAACCGCGTCGTCGGGCAGGATCCGTCGCAAATCCTCGGCAATCTCAGCGCCAACGGGCAGGTGTTCCTGATCAACCCGAACGGCATTGCCATCGGCAAATCCGGCAGCGTGCAGACCGGCGGCTTCGTCGCCTCCACCCTCGGCATCAGCAACACGGATTTCTTGGCCGGCCGCTACAATTTCACCGGCAGCGGCGGTGCGATCAGCAATGAAGGCAACCTTTCCGGCAAGGTGGTGGCGCTGATCTCGCCGAGCGTCAGCAATTCCGGCACCATCGCCGGCAGCACGGCGCTCGCGGCCGGCACCGACGTGCTGCTCGACTTCAATGGTGACGGCCTGCTCTCGGTCGAGGTCAAGGCCTCGACCGTCAAGACCCTGGTCGAGAACAAGGGGCTGATCCGCGCCGATGGCGGGCTTGCCGTTCTCACGGCCAAAGGTGCCAGCGATGCCATGAAGGGCGTCGTCAACAATTCAGGCGTGGTGCAGGCCGCGAGCATCGGCAGCAGGAACGGCCGCATCCTCCTGCTCGGCGACTCCAGGTACGGCGAGGTCAATGCCGGCGGCACGCTGCGCGCGCGCTCCGTCGAGACATCCGCCGCCAAGGTCAAGCTCGCCGCCGATCTGAAGGTCGACACGCTGGGCGGACGCTGGCTGATCGATCCCGTCAACATCACCATCGACGCCAATTACGCGGCGGCCCTGCAGACCGCGCTGGCGAGCGGCGACGTGACGGTGACCACCTCGGGCAGCGGCACGGATGCGGGCAACATCGCGGTCAACGCGCCGATCAATTGGGCATCGCACATCCTCACGCTTCGCGCCGACAACACCATCAGCATCAATGCGCCGCTGACCTCGACCGGCACGACCGGCCTCGACGGCCTCGTGCTGCAATATGCGCAGACCAATTCGACCGGCACCTACAGCGTCAATGCGCCGGTCAATCTCGCGGCCGGAAGCCTGTTCCAGACCCAGAGCGGCAGCAATGCGCCGGTCACTTACACGGTCATCACCGATCTCAACGCCTTGCAGAACATCAATACGAATCTTGCCGGCAACTACGTGCTGGGCGCGAACATCGACGCCAGCAGCACGGCGGGCTGGAACGGCGGCGCGGGCTTCATGCCGATCGGAGGCGCCGGCAACACCTATTTCAGCGGCGTTTTCGACGGGCTTGGCCATGTCGTCAGCAATCTGACCATCAACCGGCCCACTACCGACGGTGTCGGTCTGTTCGGCTACATCGACAATGGTGCGAGCCTCCGCAATGTCGGATTGGAAGGCGGCAGCGTAACGGGTAACAATTCCGTCGGTGGCCTGGTCGGATTGACCGGCATCTGGGTTTACCTCGGCACGAGCAGCGCCGGTGGCGCCACCATCAGCAACGTTTACAACACGGGCAATGTGACCGGCAGCGGCGCCTTCGTCGGCGGAATAGTGGGCGACACCTGGCTCACCACGATCAGCAACGCATATGCAACCGGCACGGTTGCGGGCTATGGCTCCGTCGGCGGGCTCGCGGGGCGCACGGTCGCCACGATCGTCTCCAACTCATACGCCACCGGCAATGTGTCCGCCATCGACCAGGGTGCCGGCGGACTGGTTGGGTTCAATCTCGGAACGTGGATCGGACCAGGTCAGGCGGATTATGCGATTGGGACGATTAGCCACTCCCACGCCACCGGTGCAGTGTCCGGCGGCGTCTTTGTCGGTGGACTGCTGGGGTACAGCAACATTGGTCTCATCACCGACAGCTACGCCACCGGCAATGTGTCGGGCACAGGTAACAGTTGGCCCGTAGGCTCAGCTGCCGGCGGGCTGGTGGGATACAGCACGTACGGTCAGGTGCTGCGATCCTATGCCACGGGGAATGTCTCCGGCATCGACACGGTCGGCGGGCTAATGGGGGCGAACTGGACCGGCGGCTCGATAAGTCAATCCTATGCCACCGGCAACGTGTCGGGGACGCGTCAAGTTGGAGGACTGGTGGGGCAAAACTACGACGACCCCTATATAGAATATTCTTACGCCACGGGTACGGTCACGGGAACGCAGATCGTCGGCGGACTGGTCGGATACAATTTCGGCGGTACGGTGAACTGGAGTTACGCCACGGGCGCGGTATCCGGGACCACCGATGTTGGCGCGCTGATAGGGCTCATCTCGGGTGCTAACATCACGCAGAGCTATGCAAACCGCGACACCACGGGGCAGAGCTCCGTATGCGGCACGGTTTTCGCGGGCTCCTGCGCGGGCGGCGCTCTCCTCACCAACGCGCAGATGCGCGATCCCTTCACGTTCATCAACGCGGGCTACGATTTTGTCACCATGTGGGGCACGTCCGTCAGCGGCGCCAACAACGGCATGCCGGTGCTGCGGGTGTTCGGCGACACGGTCTACGATGTCTATGTGAATGTGTCGGGTTCGGCGAGCACCACCTATGGCACGTTGGCCTCGCTCGCTGGATTGACCGCGACCGGTGTGAACGCGAACCACGTCACGCTCGGCTGGGGCAGCGCGGTGACCACCACGCTGGGGGCGGGGAGCTACAATCTGAGCGGTCCCGGCGTTGTGAACGCGACCAGCTCCGGCGGTGCCGTCTATGTCGGATCCGTCGCGGTCGGTCTCACCATCGGCAACGCATCGCTCACCATCACCGCAAATGCCTCCAAGACCTATGACGGTGTGGCGTTCTCCGGCGGCAACGTCACTTATTCCGGGCTCATGAATGGAGAGAGTGCGTCGGTTCTCTCCGGCACGCTCAACTATGGTGGCAGCGGGCAGGGCGCGGTGAATGCAGGGCAGTACACCCTGAGCATCTCCGGCCTCTCCTCGACCAACTACGCCATCACCTATGTCGACGGCTCGCTGACCATCAACAAGGCGGCACTCACCATCACAGCGAACGACGTCACCAGGATTTCCGACGGCGTTCCGTTCTCCGGCGGCAGCGTGGCCTATTCCGGCTTCGTCAACGGCGAGGCGACGTCCGTGCTATCAGGCACGCTCCTCTTTGGCGGCTCGGCCCAGGGTGCGCGCAATCCCGGGGTCTATGGCATCACCGCCTCGGGCCTGACGTCTGGGAACTACGACATCACCTATGTCGGCGGCCGGCTCGCGATCATTTCGCGGGATGCGGGCGGCTGCTCGCTCGGGGCTGGCGGCAACGCGGTCTGCGGCGCCACGCCACCTGATCCTGCCGCGCCCCTCGGGCTGAACGACCAGGCGCCGATCGAGGTCGTGCTGCCTCAGAGCACCCCCGTAGCGGTACAATCGCTGTATCTCGTGACAGCATCGACGCCCGACGTCCGAAGGTGAACTCTCGAACGTTACGCGCAGCTATCCCGGCAAAGGCAATGACCTTCGCCGGCGCCGCTCGTGCGCTTCAGCAGACCGTTGGCAGCAGGCGCCGGACTTCGTCGAGCAGTTCGGGAATCGCCGTTTTGTCGCCCGCGAGGTGCTTGAGCAGCGCACTCTGGAATAGGCCGTCAAACAGCGCATAGAGCGCAGCCGGCGACGACGCTGGTCGCTTGCCGCCGAGCTCGGCATAGCGGGAGGCGATACGCCAGATCATCGCTTCCAGGCTCTTGTCGATCTCGAGCACATCCTTGCGAAACGCTGCCTCGAACATCGCCTGCGAGCGCAAATCGTACCAAAGACGGTGCATGCGCGCTTCGGTCTGCAGGGTTGCTGCGAGCTTGGCGAGGAAACCCTCCGTCAATTCGTCGCGGCTCGTTGCTGTCGCGACGACATCGTCATATCGCGTCACGCACTTCGCCTTGTAGTGGCGGACGCAGCAGCAGATCAGGTCGAGCTTGTCGCTGAAATAATAATGGAACACGCCGTGCGTGAACGCCGAGTTCTGCGCGATTTCGCGCAGGCTGGTGCGTGCGAAGCCGAGCTCTCCAAGCGTTTCGAGCGCGGCCTCGGAAAGCTCGATGCGCCGCGCGTTGAACTTCTCGTCGCGCAGCACCTCGGCCGCATCAGCCACACGCCGGGCCGCTCCCGTCACCTGCCGCGCCATCTCGTCCCTTCCTCAGTCCCGTTCTTTCAAGGACTTATACCGCGTCGATCGCGGAATGCTCCATCCCCTCACAACCACTTCCCTTGACGACTGTCAAATTCGTTCTTGACAAGTGTCAAGATTCTGGCGGAGGTTCGCACCAAGAATTTGGACAGTCGTCAAGACGTCCAACCATGGAGGAACGCTTCGCTGGGTGCCGCCGAAAGGCCTGCGCCCATCGACTTGGTGCGCGCCGATGGGCGCAGCACGAAAAGATCGATCACCAGCAACGGAGGAGTGCGTCATGAGTGCCAAGAGCCTTGCAGGCAGGAAAGCCCTGGTCACCGGCGGTGCCCGCGGAATCGGCGCGGCCATCGCGCAGGCGTTGGCGCGAGCCGGCGCCTCGATCATGATCGCCGACATCCTGGAGGAGACCGGCCGCGCCAGCGCAGCCGCAATCGCGAAGGAAGATGTCGCGACGGGCTTCGTCCAGCTCGACGTCACCGACGACGCTCAATGGGAGCGGGCGGTTGCCAATACCGTCGCAACCCTCGGCGGCTACGACATCCTGATCAACAATGCCGGCATCGAGATCACCTCGCTGATCTCCGAGGTCAAGGCCGAGGACGCGCGGCGGATGTGCGACGTCAATATCGTCGGCACCGTGCTCGGCATGAAGCACGCCTTCCGTGCGATGCGCCCGGGCGGGCCGGCCGGCAAGGGCGGCGCCGTCGTCAACATCGCCTCGGTTGCGGCAACGATCGCCTTCCCGAGCATCGCGGTCTATTCGGGCACCAAATCCGCGGTTGACCGCATGACGCGGGTCGGAGCGATGGAAGCCGGCAAGCTCGGTTTCGGCGTGCGCGTAAACTGCATCTATCCGGGGCTGATCCCGACCGACATGGGCATGCAGCTCGCCAACGACATCGTCAAGGTCGGGCTCGCGGCTGACGTCAACGCCGCAGTCGGCTCGGTGGTGGAGCAAACCCCGCTCGGCCGTCTCGCCGAGGTCACGGACATCGGCGATGCCGCGGTGTTCCTGTGCTCGAACGAGGCGCGCTTCATCACCGGCATCGGACTGCCGGTCGATGGCGGCATGGGCATGTAACAACAAAGCCGACAACAAGCATTTCGGAGGATCGCAATGAGCAAGAAGCCCGTCATCGTCTACGGCGCATCCGGCTACACCGGCCGGCTGGTCTGCGAATACTTACGCGAATACAACATCCCCTTCATCGCCGCCGGGCGCAGCGAAGAGAAGCTCAACGCCGCGATGAAGTCGAACGTCGCCGGCATCGAGACCGCCGACTACGAGGTGGTGACGGTGCCGCACACCGCGGCCGCGCTGACTGAATTGTTCAAGGGCGCCTCGGTGGTGCTCAACACCGTGGGCCCCTTCGCCAAGTTCGGCACTGAGGTGGTGCAGGCTTGCCTCGCTTCCAGATGCCATTACACCGACACCACCGGCGAGCAGGACTGGCTGATCACGCTCGAGCAGGAGTTCGGCACGAAGTTCGCCAATGCCGGGCTGCTGTTGGCGCCAGGCATCGCGCAGATGTACACCACCGGCGAGATCGCCGCGCAGCTGTGCCTGGAGACACCAGGCCTCGACACGCTGGACATTGCCGTGTTCTGGGGTGGCAGCCCGACCATCGCATCGACGCAGACCATCCTGGTCAACGCGGCGATGGCCAAGGCCTACTATTTGGAGCAGAACAAATATGTCGAGCATCAGCCCGATGCCGGCCTCTACAACCTCGCCATCCCCGGTCAGCACGAGCTGGCGCTGGCGTTGCCCTGGGGTGGCACCTCGCACCCGGTGTGGTTCAAGCGCGATCCGCGCGTGGCCAACGTGAAGGTGCTGGGCGGTGTGTTCAATCGCGCGCTGATGCTGGGCGTGCCGCAGATCGTCGCGGCCGCGCTGGAGGCGACCAAGGACATGAATCCCGACGACCGCTACGCCGCATTGGCGCAGACCGCCGCCGGTGTGATGAACACCATGCCGCCGCGCGAGAACCCGCGCGTCAACAAGTCGATGGATTCGGTGCATGCCTCCGGCCCGTTGGGGCGCGCGCACTGCATCATCTACGGCAACAGCAACTACAAGCAGACCGGCTTGCTGCAGGCTTATGCCGCGGCGCACCTGCTGCAGCAGCCGCCGAAGCGCGTGGGGTTCGCCTCCGGCTGCCAGGCGTTCGGCCATCACGAGCTGCTCGGGCAGTTGCGCAGCTTCGGGCTCGTCAGCAAGCCGGTTCTGACCGTGAACGATTAAGGTAAATCGCGGGTGGCGCGGACCTCCGCGTCACCTGCTACCGCTTCGGGTGTTGATCATGCGCTTCATCGATTACCTCGACAAAGGTGCCTCGCTCGGCGCCGACGCGCCGTGCCTCACCATGGATGGACGCGACCTCAGCTATCGCGAGGTGCAGTTGCTGAGCTACCGCGTCGCGCGCGGGCTCGCGCGATCGGGGATTGCTGCCGGCGAGAAGGTCGCAATCCTTTCCGGCAACGATCCGGTCGCGTTTGCTTGCGTGTTCGGCATTTCCCGCGCCGGTGCGGTCTGGTGCCCGATCAATCCGCGAAACGAGGCGGCCGAAAATCGGCTCATCCTCGACCAATTCGACTGCAGCCTGCTGCTATTTCATTCGAGCTTCGCGCCAATGGTCGAGGCGGTGCGTGCAGAGCTGCCGAAGCTGCGCGCCCTCGTCTGCCTCGATGCCGCGTTACCCTTTGCGCCCTCGTTCGACAGCTGGCTCGCCGGCTTTGCCGATGACCACTACCAGCGCGAGACGATCGACGATCTCGCGATGATCCCGGGCACCGGCGGCACCACCGGCAAGCCGAAAGGGGTCATGCTGTCGGGCCGCAATATCGAGGCCATGACGGCACTGACGCTGATGGGCTATCCCTTCAAGGGACGTCCGATCTATCTCGCGCTCGCGCCGCTGACCCACGCGGCCGGCGTGCTGTGTTTCCCGATCATGGCGCTCGGCGGCCGCATCGTGATCATGCATCACCCCGACATCGCCGAATTTCTCGATCTGATCGAGCGCTATCGCGTCACGCACACCTTCCTGCCGCCGACCGTGATCTACATGCTGCTCGATCATCCGAAGCTCGACTCCGCGAAGCTCGGGTCCCTGCAATGCTTCTGGTACGGCGCGGCGCCGATCTCGGCCGCGCGGCTTGCGGAGGCGCTCCAGCGTATCGGGCCGATGGCGCAGCTGTTCGGTCAGACCGAGGCGCCGATGATGATCTCGATGATGGCACCTGGCGAGCATTACAATGCCGACGGCACGATCGCGATGGAGCGTCTCGCCTCGGCGGGGCGGATTAGCCCGCTGGTGCAGGCCGGCATCATGGATGGCGACGGCAATCTGCTGCCATCAGGCGCCCGCGGCGAGATCGTAGTCCGCGGTTCGCTGGTGATGGAGGGCTATTACAAAAATCCCGAGGCTACGGCGGAGGCCTCCGCGCATGGCTGGCACCACACCGGCGACATCGGCTATATCGACGACGACGGCTACCTCTATATCGTCGATCGCGCCAAGGACATGATCATCACCGGCGGGTTCAACGTCTACTCGATCGAGGTCGAGAACGCGCTGCGGGCGCATGAGGCGGTGCAGGATTGCGCCGTGATCGGGCTGGCGGACGAGAAATGGGGTGAGCGGATCGTCGCCGTGGTGCAGCCCCGCGCCGGCCAAAGCGTCGATGCGACGGCGCTGGCGGCCTTCGTCAAGCAGCGGATCGGCAGCGTCAAGACACCGAAGCAGATCGAAGTCTGGGATGACCTGCCGCGCTCCAAAGTGGGCAAGGTGCTGAAGCCGGACATCCGCGCGCGGCTGGCAGGTCGCTCAGGCGACTAGCAAACGCCTGCGAGGCGCCAAAAAAAATACGCGGGCCGCCCTGAGGCATGCCCGCGCATTTGAATTCGTTAGCTGCGCGCGCGTAGCGCTCAGTGCACGCTCACCGCCTGCAACTCGTTGCTCCAGGCATTCGCGACAGCGGCTTCGCGGCTGTCGGTCAGCATGATCGGCGTACCGTCGGCGGCGTGCAGCGCGAAGAGCTTGAGGCCCGGCGCGATCTTCGGCGCTTCGGGAAACAGCCCGGGCACATCCTCGGAGCGGATCTGCTTCACATAGGCGATATGGCCTTCGCCGAGGGTTGCCAGCGTCTCCGGAGAGACGTTCTTGGCTTCGTATTCGAACGCAACGTGACCTTCACTCATGGTCTCGACTCCTCTCTCGAAACTAAGCGGTCGAGTCCGCTACTCGTTCCATTATTCGTGCTCATTGATAGCGATTGTCTTAACGATCCTCTCCGGTTCAGGCCGGGCGAGATCGACGGACAACAGCCCGTTCCTGAGATCCGCACCCAGCACCAGCATCCCCTCCGCCAGCACGAACGTGCGCTGGAAGTGGCGCGCGGCGATGCCGCGATGGATGTATTGCCGGGACTTGTCGTCCTGCTGCCGCCCGCGGATCACGAGCTGGTTTTCCTCAATGGTTACATCGAGTTGGTCGCGGGTGAATCCGGCGACCGCCAGCGTGATGCGAAGGCGCTCGGGCTGGCCGTCCGACCGTTCACACCTCTCGATATTGTAGGGAGGGTAACCGTCGGCGCCTTTGACGACGCGGTCGAGCACGCGCTCGATCTCGTCGAAACCCAGAAGGAACGGACTGGAAAGCGTTGGAACACGAGACATAGTTTACAAAGTCCTCTCGAAGCGACTTTGGCATTTCAGGGCCCGGAAGCGGCGCCCCTTGGTCAGTAATATGGGCATATCTCTGTGGGGGTTCAAGCAGGTAGCCGGGGGCTGTGGATTGGCGTCTCGGCCCCGTGGCCTGTCCAATATCGCGTAAAGTGCTTCCGGATCGTTATGGCCCGGGCTTGTTCCGGCCATCCACGACCTTGCTCGCAGCCCAAAAACGCGGATGCCCGGGACAAGCCCGGGCATGATGAATCTGCGAGTGATTTATCCCAATGAAAACAATGTCCTAGCTACTGTGCATGGGGTTGTTTTCGCAGTTTTGTTGGCCGGCCCTCGGAACCGGTCAGGCCTCGATCCGCTTCCGGCCGTCGCCGCTGAAAAGATGCAGTTTCTGGCGCACAGCAGCGACGCGGATCCTCGCGCCGATCGCGGGGGCCTCGGTTCCTGGAATGCGGACGATGACTTCGCCGGGCGGCAGCTCGCCGGGGGTGGCGGCGACGCGTTGCTCGTCCTGGGCCCGCGTGCCGTAGACGAAGGTTTCGGCGCCGACGCGCTCGATCGCTTCCACGGTCAGCGGCAGTGCGACGCCACCGGCCGGTGTCTGGTCGGTGATGACGAAATCCTCCGGGCGGATGCCGAGGATGCCGGCCTCGGTCGCGCCGCCACCGAGCTGCGACTTGATCTCGTCAGCGCGCGTCGACATCAGGTTCATCGGCGGTGCCCCGATGAAGGAGGCGACGAACGTCGTCGCCGGCTTCTCGTAGATCGCGAGCGGATTGCCGACCTGCTCGACCTGGCCGCCGTTCATCACCACCAGGACGTCGGCGAGCGTCATCGCCTCGAGCTGGTCGTGGGTGACGTAGATCGACGTCGTGTTGAGCCGGCGCTGCAATTTGCGGATCTCGACCCGCATCGCGATGCGCAGCTTGGCATCGAGGTTCGACAGTGGCTCGTCGAACAGGAACACTTTTGGCTGGCGCACGATGGCGCGGCCCATGGCGACGCGCTGGCGCTGGCCGCCGGAGAGCTGGCGCGGCTTGCGCTCCAGCATCGGCGCGAGCTCGAGCACGCGCGCGGCCTCCTCGACGCGGGTCTTGACCTCGGCTTCCGCCATGCCACGGTTGCGCAGGCCGTAGGCCATGTTGTTGTAGACGCTCATATGCGGATAGAGCGCGTAGTTCTGGAACACCATCGCGATGTCGCGATCGGCGGGCTCGATCTGGTTGACGACACGGCCGCCGATGTCGATCTCGCCGCCGGTGACGGTCTCGAGGCCCGCGACCATGCGCAGCAGCGTGGACTTGCCGCAGCCGGAGGGGCCGACCAGCACGCAGAACTGGCCGTCGCCGACATCGACGTTGACGCCCTTGATGGCCTCGAAGCCGCCCGTATAGGTCTTGCGGACGTTGCGCAGGGTGACGTTAGCCATGAAAACTCACTTTTCGGTCTCGACCAGTCCGCGCACGAACAATTTCTGCATGGCGACGACGACGAACACCGGTGGCAGCATGGCCAGCACGGCGGTTGCCATCACGATCGGCCATTCGGTCAGCGCGTCGGTGGTGGTGATCATCTTGCGGATGCCGACCTGGATGGTCTGCATGTCGTCGCGCGTGGTGATGAGCAGCGGCCAGAGATACTGATTCCAGCCGAGGATGAAGAGGATCACGAACAGCGCCGCCATGTTGGTGCGCGACAGCGGCAGCAGCGTATCCCAGAAGAAGCGCAAGGGGCCGGCGCCGTCGATGCGCGAGGCCTCCAGCAGCTCGTCCGGCACCGTCATGAAGAACTGGCGGAACAGCAGCGTTGCGGTCGCAGAGGCGATCAGCGGCAGGGCGAGGCCGGCATAGCTGTCGAGCATGTGCAGATCGGCGACGATCTTGTAGGTCGGATAGATGCGCACCTCGACCGGCAGCATCAACGTGATGAAGATGATCCAGAAGATCGCCATCCGGAACGGAAAGCGGAAATACACGATCGCATAGGCCGAGATGATCGAGATCGCGATCTTGCCGATCGCGATCGCCAGCGCCATCACCAGCGAGTTCAGCAT includes the following:
- a CDS encoding filamentous hemagglutinin N-terminal domain-containing protein, whose amino-acid sequence is MTSTLPRIQLAIALSATTMLTPPALAQTLPTGGQVVSGQATISQSGNAMTINQSSDRMIANWQSFSIGTGNSVTFNQPGASSVALNRVVGQDPSQILGNLSANGQVFLINPNGIAIGKSGSVQTGGFVASTLGISNTDFLAGRYNFTGSGGAISNEGNLSGKVVALISPSVSNSGTIAGSTALAAGTDVLLDFNGDGLLSVEVKASTVKTLVENKGLIRADGGLAVLTAKGASDAMKGVVNNSGVVQAASIGSRNGRILLLGDSRYGEVNAGGTLRARSVETSAAKVKLAADLKVDTLGGRWLIDPVNITIDANYAAALQTALASGDVTVTTSGSGTDAGNIAVNAPINWASHILTLRADNTISINAPLTSTGTTGLDGLVLQYAQTNSTGTYSVNAPVNLAAGSLFQTQSGSNAPVTYTVITDLNALQNINTNLAGNYVLGANIDASSTAGWNGGAGFMPIGGAGNTYFSGVFDGLGHVVSNLTINRPTTDGVGLFGYIDNGASLRNVGLEGGSVTGNNSVGGLVGLTGIWVYLGTSSAGGATISNVYNTGNVTGSGAFVGGIVGDTWLTTISNAYATGTVAGYGSVGGLAGRTVATIVSNSYATGNVSAIDQGAGGLVGFNLGTWIGPGQADYAIGTISHSHATGAVSGGVFVGGLLGYSNIGLITDSYATGNVSGTGNSWPVGSAAGGLVGYSTYGQVLRSYATGNVSGIDTVGGLMGANWTGGSISQSYATGNVSGTRQVGGLVGQNYDDPYIEYSYATGTVTGTQIVGGLVGYNFGGTVNWSYATGAVSGTTDVGALIGLISGANITQSYANRDTTGQSSVCGTVFAGSCAGGALLTNAQMRDPFTFINAGYDFVTMWGTSVSGANNGMPVLRVFGDTVYDVYVNVSGSASTTYGTLASLAGLTATGVNANHVTLGWGSAVTTTLGAGSYNLSGPGVVNATSSGGAVYVGSVAVGLTIGNASLTITANASKTYDGVAFSGGNVTYSGLMNGESASVLSGTLNYGGSGQGAVNAGQYTLSISGLSSTNYAITYVDGSLTINKAALTITANDVTRISDGVPFSGGSVAYSGFVNGEATSVLSGTLLFGGSAQGARNPGVYGITASGLTSGNYDITYVGGRLAIISRDAGGCSLGAGGNAVCGATPPDPAAPLGLNDQAPIEVVLPQSTPVAVQSLYLVTASTPDVRR
- a CDS encoding SDR family NAD(P)-dependent oxidoreductase; the encoded protein is MSAKSLAGRKALVTGGARGIGAAIAQALARAGASIMIADILEETGRASAAAIAKEDVATGFVQLDVTDDAQWERAVANTVATLGGYDILINNAGIEITSLISEVKAEDARRMCDVNIVGTVLGMKHAFRAMRPGGPAGKGGAVVNIASVAATIAFPSIAVYSGTKSAVDRMTRVGAMEAGKLGFGVRVNCIYPGLIPTDMGMQLANDIVKVGLAADVNAAVGSVVEQTPLGRLAEVTDIGDAAVFLCSNEARFITGIGLPVDGGMGM
- a CDS encoding DUF5938 domain-containing protein, with translation MSKKPVIVYGASGYTGRLVCEYLREYNIPFIAAGRSEEKLNAAMKSNVAGIETADYEVVTVPHTAAALTELFKGASVVLNTVGPFAKFGTEVVQACLASRCHYTDTTGEQDWLITLEQEFGTKFANAGLLLAPGIAQMYTTGEIAAQLCLETPGLDTLDIAVFWGGSPTIASTQTILVNAAMAKAYYLEQNKYVEHQPDAGLYNLAIPGQHELALALPWGGTSHPVWFKRDPRVANVKVLGGVFNRALMLGVPQIVAAALEATKDMNPDDRYAALAQTAAGVMNTMPPRENPRVNKSMDSVHASGPLGRAHCIIYGNSNYKQTGLLQAYAAAHLLQQPPKRVGFASGCQAFGHHELLGQLRSFGLVSKPVLTVND
- a CDS encoding TetR/AcrR family transcriptional regulator: MARQVTGAARRVADAAEVLRDEKFNARRIELSEAALETLGELGFARTSLREIAQNSAFTHGVFHYYFSDKLDLICCCVRHYKAKCVTRYDDVVATATSRDELTEGFLAKLAATLQTEARMHRLWYDLRSQAMFEAAFRKDVLEIDKSLEAMIWRIASRYAELGGKRPASSPAALYALFDGLFQSALLKHLAGDKTAIPELLDEVRRLLPTVC
- a CDS encoding AMP-binding protein translates to MRFIDYLDKGASLGADAPCLTMDGRDLSYREVQLLSYRVARGLARSGIAAGEKVAILSGNDPVAFACVFGISRAGAVWCPINPRNEAAENRLILDQFDCSLLLFHSSFAPMVEAVRAELPKLRALVCLDAALPFAPSFDSWLAGFADDHYQRETIDDLAMIPGTGGTTGKPKGVMLSGRNIEAMTALTLMGYPFKGRPIYLALAPLTHAAGVLCFPIMALGGRIVIMHHPDIAEFLDLIERYRVTHTFLPPTVIYMLLDHPKLDSAKLGSLQCFWYGAAPISAARLAEALQRIGPMAQLFGQTEAPMMISMMAPGEHYNADGTIAMERLASAGRISPLVQAGIMDGDGNLLPSGARGEIVVRGSLVMEGYYKNPEATAEASAHGWHHTGDIGYIDDDGYLYIVDRAKDMIITGGFNVYSIEVENALRAHEAVQDCAVIGLADEKWGERIVAVVQPRAGQSVDATALAAFVKQRIGSVKTPKQIEVWDDLPRSKVGKVLKPDIRARLAGRSGD
- a CDS encoding ShlB/FhaC/HecB family hemolysin secretion/activation protein, which translates into the protein MIAGTAVPAVAQDAGSLLREMQRQQELQRQERLPAPDEIRPQQPPAATPDRGERIIVKGVRFTGKVELLPPAEREQLVASVRGKRLGIQGLYALADQVTAALQGRGRLLARALLPPQDVTSGIVTIEIAEGALKTITLDRAKGVRVREDLLRAIIEGRLKPDGVTRQDLEDALLRMNDLPGVSVHAKLAPGEAPNTTRLVVGVEQAPVVGVSFWADNYGSSNVGKAQGSGLVTFTDVTGWGDLTRVSGTVSQGQEYGSFGTSVPLGASGLTANASYGYLDYHNIDAIGQALGLTGFAHFANGGTDYSLIRSRDFNLQLGGAVTWKALVDDSIAGTLQDKRSISTTLSLNGDRRDALLGGGITSWSVSWTLGDLDLARVASALAADQAGLRTQGQFNRINATVARLQALPGDFALFGRLYGQWADKNLDSSEDFALGGPFGVRGYPVGEGRGDMGVLGTLELRYNAPLPPRFGGLQLASFVDGGYVKVNVSPNGIPPVTACGCNDYGLASAGLAARWARERLNVSASWAHTLGDNPGRSIITEVNADGVRSSDQFWLQAAIRF